In the genome of Acetobacter oryzifermentans, one region contains:
- a CDS encoding thioredoxin domain-containing protein, whose protein sequence is MSFTRRSILAAGSLAVASTALRGISVAADATDTRFTPRELGNPNAKIVVEEWFSLTCIHCAHFAENTFPQVQKELIDTGKIRYVFHDFPTDQLATVAAMVARTLPPERYEPFCSSLLSSLDRWAYTKEGNPKDELKKMAAFAGMPGDTFEKAIADQQLMQFILNQQTEAQDKFHFDSTPTFRFNNKEQVSSALTYDDFAKYLAKAS, encoded by the coding sequence ATGTCTTTCACCCGCCGTTCCATTTTAGCTGCCGGAAGTCTGGCCGTTGCCTCCACTGCCCTGCGCGGTATCTCTGTAGCGGCAGATGCCACAGATACACGCTTCACCCCGCGTGAACTGGGCAACCCGAACGCCAAAATTGTTGTGGAAGAATGGTTCTCCCTTACCTGCATTCATTGTGCGCATTTTGCAGAAAACACCTTTCCGCAGGTGCAGAAAGAACTGATCGATACCGGGAAAATCCGCTACGTTTTTCATGATTTTCCCACAGATCAGCTCGCAACAGTTGCCGCCATGGTCGCCCGCACCCTGCCACCAGAACGGTATGAGCCTTTCTGCTCCTCCCTGCTTTCCAGCCTAGACCGCTGGGCCTACACCAAGGAAGGCAACCCGAAGGATGAGCTCAAGAAAATGGCCGCCTTTGCCGGTATGCCGGGCGATACATTTGAAAAAGCCATTGCTGATCAACAACTCATGCAATTCATTCTAAACCAGCAGACCGAAGCGCAGGACAAATTCCATTTTGATTCCACCCCCACTTTCCGCTTCAACAATAAAGAGCAGGTGTCCAGCGCGCTAACTTACGATGACTTTGCCAAATATTTGGCAAAAGCCAGCTAA
- a CDS encoding hemolysin family protein: MSEHDSSSDKQEANSRGLFSFFHRKKHQTDLRSSIAALVQQAADEPEDSATGEKPELDRQERALIANVLRLRNISADDVMVPRADIVAMPVSISLDEALAMMRRENHSRMPVYRDQLDDIVGMIHVKDLIAYVGTSEAFNLEVLLRQPLMIAPQIPVLDLLLQMRQRQTHMALVIDEYGGIDGLVTIEDLIETIVGDISDEHDEPAIVMITPRPDGSFDIDARCPIEEFEKTIGPILTESEREAEIETIGGLVFRMAGHVPTRGEVLTHENGYLFRVLDADARHIRRVRVRKLTEQSATPTLAETSATTDKSVG, from the coding sequence ATGAGCGAACACGATTCCTCTTCAGACAAGCAGGAAGCCAATAGTCGCGGCCTGTTTTCCTTTTTCCACCGAAAAAAACATCAGACAGACCTGCGCAGCTCCATTGCCGCGCTTGTGCAGCAGGCTGCGGATGAACCAGAAGACTCTGCGACAGGTGAAAAACCGGAGCTAGACAGGCAAGAACGCGCACTTATTGCCAACGTGCTGCGCCTGCGCAACATTTCTGCCGATGATGTGATGGTGCCACGCGCCGATATTGTGGCCATGCCGGTTTCCATCAGTCTGGACGAAGCATTGGCCATGATGCGGCGGGAAAACCATTCCCGCATGCCAGTTTATCGGGATCAGTTGGATGATATTGTAGGCATGATCCATGTGAAGGATCTGATTGCCTATGTTGGCACCAGCGAGGCCTTTAATCTGGAAGTGCTTTTGCGCCAGCCGCTGATGATTGCCCCCCAAATTCCGGTGCTGGATCTGCTGTTACAGATGCGCCAGCGCCAGACCCACATGGCGCTTGTGATTGATGAATACGGCGGCATTGATGGTTTGGTAACCATTGAAGATCTGATTGAAACCATTGTGGGTGACATTTCAGATGAGCATGATGAGCCTGCCATTGTCATGATCACCCCACGGCCTGATGGGTCTTTCGATATAGATGCACGCTGCCCGATTGAAGAGTTTGAAAAAACCATCGGCCCCATTCTGACCGAGAGTGAAAGAGAGGCTGAAATTGAAACCATTGGCGGCCTTGTGTTCCGCATGGCAGGGCATGTCCCTACCCGTGGTGAAGTGCTGACGCATGAAAATGGCTATCTCTTCCGCGTGCTAGATGCAGATGCCCGGCACATCCGCCGTGTGCGCGTGCGCAAGCTAACCGAACAGTCTGCAACACCTACTCTGGCGGAAACATCTGCTACTACGGATAAATCTGTGGGTTGA